A genome region from Nycticebus coucang isolate mNycCou1 chromosome 4, mNycCou1.pri, whole genome shotgun sequence includes the following:
- the ZCCHC8 gene encoding zinc finger CCHC domain-containing protein 8 isoform X2: MKDCPMPRNAARISEKRKEYMDACGEANSQNFQQRYHAEEVEERFGRFKPGVISEELQDALGVTDKSLPPFIYRMRQLGYPPGWLKEAELENSGLALYDGKDDADGETEVGDIQQKKSVTYDLTKLVNYPGFNISTPRGIPDEWRMFGSIPMQACQQKDVFANYLTSNFQAPNVKSGSKRSSSQSSPGSPKKQKKESSSAASPADMDLDSDVEILHGSQNSETFRFQPPLPPDTPPPLPQGTPPHIFTPPLPKGTPPLTPSDSPQTRTASAAVDEDALTLEELEEQQRRIWAALEQAESMNSDSDIPVDTPVTGNSVASSPSPNELDLLVPEEKESEKQILGEPEVPDTCTKKSEVEHSPSPDTEATSLCQKEKEESIQVDSKGALLDNGSVVSNCDIRNGGGQKVFDVDTSPSMATKFHSPIPDMSKFASGITPFEFENMAESTGMYLRIRNLLKNSPRNQQKNKKASE, from the exons ATGAAAGATTGCCCGATG CCCCGGAATGCTGCTCGAAtaagtgaaaagagaaaagagtataTGGATGCCTGTGGTGAGGCAAATAGTCAAAATTTTCAACAGCGATACCATGCGGAAGAAGTAGAAGAAAGATTTGGAAGATTCAAGCCAGGAGTTATTAG tGAGGAACTTCAAGATGCACTGGGTGTGACGGATAAGAGTCTCCCTCCTTTTATCTATCGAATGCGACAGTTAGGGTACCCACCAGGGTGGCTTAAAGAGGCTGAATTGGAGAATTCAGGTCTTGCACTCTATGATGGAAAAG ATGATGCTGATGGGGAAACAGAAGTTGGAGACATACAACAGAAGAAAAGTGTCACTTATGATCTCACAAAATTGGTAAACTATCCAGGTTTTAATATATCTACTCCCAGAGGAATTCCAGAT GAATGGAGGATGTTTGGTTCCATACCAATGCAAGCATGTCAACAGAAGGATGTGTTTGCCAATTACCTCACTTCTAACTTCCAAGCG CCAAATGTGAAGTCTGGCAGCAAGAGGTCTTCATCTCAGTCTAGCCCAGGAAGTCCAAAGAAGCAGAAGAAGGAAAGCAGCTCAGCAGCCTCCCCCGCTGACATGGACCTCGACTCAG atgtGGAGATACTGCATGGTTCTCAGAACAGTGAAACTTTTCGGTTTCAGCCGCCATTACCTCCTGACACTCCTCCTCCACTGCCACAGGGAACTCCTCCACACATCTTCACTCCTCCACTCCCCAAGGGCACCCCTCCACTCACTCCCAGTGACTCACCCCAGACCAGGACAGCATCTGCAGCTGTGGACGAGGATGCACTGACTCTAGAAGAACTTGAAGAACAGCAGAGGCGGATATGGGCGGCTCTGGAGCAGGCAGAGAGCATGAATAGTGATTCTGATATTCCTGTGGACACACCTGTAACTGGGAATTCTGTTGCATCATCACCTTCTCCAAATGAGCTAGACCTCCTTGTCCCAGAGGAAAAGGAATCTGAAAAGCAAATACTAGGTGAGCCTGAGGTACCAGACACTTGTACAAAGAAATCAGAAGTTGAACATTCCCCAAGTCCAGATACTGAGGCTACATCGCTTtgtcagaaggaaaaggaagagtctATTCAAGTAGACTCTAAGGGTGCTCTTCTTGATAATGGCAGTGTTGTATCAAACTGTGACATTAGGAACGGAGGTGGTCAAAAGGTCTTTGATGTGGACACCAGTCCTTCAATGGCTACTAAATTTCACAGCCCTATACCTGACATGAGCAAATTTGCAAGTGGAATAACACCATTTGAATTTGAGAATATGGCAGAATCTACTGGAATGTACCTCAGGATAAGAAATTTGTTAAAGAACTCACCCCGAAaccagcagaaaaataaaaaggcttctGAATAA